The nucleotide window TATAAGGCCTAAAATTCCGCTCCTTGATGGAAGATTAGCTGATGGTCTCAGTCCTTCAAAAGTGTGCTCGCCCCAGCATTGCATTGGCGCCTGCAATTTGAGAATCAGAAATTTACGCATGGCTTAACCCTCACCGTTATTGCGAACCCATTTTTTCAGATCATCCAATTTTGTGAAATACTTCATGCTATCCGGTAATGGCACATCTCCAACAATAAATTCACCGCAACGCTCTTCAAGACTGTAGCCCGAGTGAATTTTTTGCCAATATTCATGGAGGGCGTTAATCGAAGGTTTAAGATATCCGCCCGGTTGATCAGGCTTGACCGGCTCTTCAAAAGCATTTGCCAAAGATACCGGGATATCGGAAAAGGAGACCATAGATAGATCCGCAAGATTATGAGCGGCAAAACTCTGCTGTTTGGCTGAAGGCACAATTGTTGCCATCAAATGGAGAAGATGCGCCGCTATGTCAAGTGCCTTTTCACGCGGGGCATTCCCAAGATTCTCCTGTAGCTGGCCAAGGTTGAGACTGGCATACCGGTAAAAGACTCCGCTTGAAAATTCCTGAGTATCCAGATGACCGGAACCTAACTCCTGTAAGTCATCAACCGCAGTAAACCAGTCAATATCCGCATCAACTGTGTGAGTGGTGATGGAATGAGCCATGGACATAGCCCCATCAACAGTTGTCATTAAACCGGAGGTTGCCATTCGACCGGATAGAGCCACATCTTTGGCAGATCCTATGGCAATAATTAACGCCGATAGGTTTTCCTTTAATTTTGTATCAATTTTTTTGGAAAAAAATTTTTCACGAAAATGCTCAAGAGGTTTTTTGTTTCCGTTCTTCGGTTTTTTCTGCTTCTCAAAATTTACGAGGGCCTTTTCTTCCTCTTCTTCAGTTAATCCCTCATCCCGTATTTCTTTCACAATTCGGCAGATTATTTTAAATTCATCTTTCACCCACGGCGCGACAGCAATTTTCTTTTTGGGGTTTTCTTCCGTCCCAGCTTCTTCTACTTGATCTTCATCATTATCATCTACAACATCTTTGGTCGTGACAAACCGAGTTACCGCTTCCTGAATAGTCTGCTCATCAAATTCGCACAGCAAATCTTCTACAAACTTATTTTGTAATAACAATAGATTACGAGATCTAATACTCGTCTCGCCAAGATGGGTTTTATAATATGGACTTTTCCGTATGCTCCGCTTCAGGCTTTGGCTGGAAATACGAACTCGCCGCTTGCCGCCAAAAACAGCGGACTTCTGCATATTCATGTCATCGCGGTTAAGACATGACGGGCTATGGGAGATCAATACATGAAAATTGATGAAATTTTTATCCATAATGATTCCTCGCTTTTTGTATTAGTGATTCTTTGGGGGTTGATTGATGAAATATTCTTCAAGCAAATCTCGCTTACTGCGCTTATTCCAGTACCAGAGCCGTTTAGCGGCCTTGGGCCAGTTCACCGCAGGTTCAGCCATTTTGAGGATACGCCGCAATTGAATCATGTCATTCGGTTGTTCTGAACGGACAACC belongs to Desulfobacterales bacterium and includes:
- the cas7e gene encoding type I-E CRISPR-associated protein Cas7/Cse4/CasC: MDKNFINFHVLISHSPSCLNRDDMNMQKSAVFGGKRRVRISSQSLKRSIRKSPYYKTHLGETSIRSRNLLLLQNKFVEDLLCEFDEQTIQEAVTRFVTTKDVVDDNDEDQVEEAGTEENPKKKIAVAPWVKDEFKIICRIVKEIRDEGLTEEEEEKALVNFEKQKKPKNGNKKPLEHFREKFFSKKIDTKLKENLSALIIAIGSAKDVALSGRMATSGLMTTVDGAMSMAHSITTHTVDADIDWFTAVDDLQELGSGHLDTQEFSSGVFYRYASLNLGQLQENLGNAPREKALDIAAHLLHLMATIVPSAKQQSFAAHNLADLSMVSFSDIPVSLANAFEEPVKPDQPGGYLKPSINALHEYWQKIHSGYSLEERCGEFIVGDVPLPDSMKYFTKLDDLKKWVRNNGEG